A segment of the Candidatus Dadabacteria bacterium genome:
CGAACTCTTTCTCTCTCGCTCAATATAAGGCTTATCTTCCGTTCAATAACCTCGGGGTTTTCAAGAGCAAAAGACATTACATCCTGACTAAAAGCATTTATGTTATAGGGAAGACGCGCCTTGTTCACTTCGTCTGCGATCTGCGGTCGTGCAAAGAATATTCCAAGTCTCGCCCCCGCAAACCCTATCTTGGACATTGTTCTCAGTACCAGCAGGTTTTCATATTTATCTATATGGGGAACATAGCTTTTTTTCGAAAAATCGCAGTAGGCCTCGTCAACAACCACCGCGCCCCCGCTTGCCTCCAGGATCTCGAGCACTTTTTCTTCCGAAAAAGAATTCCCGGTTGGATTGTTCGGAGTCGCGAGAAAAACGATGTCAGGGTCCTGCGCGCGAATCGCCTCCAGGGTCTGTTCGAGATCTATGTCAAAAGCCTCATCAAGCTCAACCTCCGTCACCTGTTTTCCCAGAATAAGCGACGTGATCCTGTACATTGAGAAGGTCGGGGACGGCACGAGCACGCGGCCGCTTTTCCCCCCAAGCACCTCGACGATCATCTGTATGATCTCGTCTGAGCCGTTGCCAAGCAATATTCCATCCACAGGGAAGCCTACGGCTCGGGAAAGAGAAGTTCTTACCTCCAGAGCCTCGGGGTCCGGATAACGATTTACCGGAAGCTTCGCCAGCCGTTCGGAAAGCGCAATCTGCTCTTCTTGCTCAAGATCGTAAGGACTTTCGTTTCCATCAAGCTTCACCGAGCAGTCAATCCTCGGCACCGAGTAAGCAGATATTGGCCTTACGTTCTTAGAAATCCTGCTTTTAATTGAACCTATGTCAGACACCGGAGTC
Coding sequences within it:
- the hisC gene encoding histidinol-phosphate transaminase, which produces MSDIGSIKSRISKNVRPISAYSVPRIDCSVKLDGNESPYDLEQEEQIALSERLAKLPVNRYPDPEALEVRTSLSRAVGFPVDGILLGNGSDEIIQMIVEVLGGKSGRVLVPSPTFSMYRITSLILGKQVTEVELDEAFDIDLEQTLEAIRAQDPDIVFLATPNNPTGNSFSEEKVLEILEASGGAVVVDEAYCDFSKKSYVPHIDKYENLLVLRTMSKIGFAGARLGIFFARPQIADEVNKARLPYNINAFSQDVMSFALENPEVIERKISLILSERERVRASLERIEGIHVYPTDANFFLVRVSDADFLFEELVKNDILVRRFKGEGRLADCLRITVGTREENDQLIQALVSIFSS